Genomic window (Streptomyces sp. NBC_01431):
TTCATCGCCAAGCGCAGCCGCACCCGCCTGTTCCCCGCCACCTGGTACGCCCAGGGCCAGGCCGCCGCCGTCGCCGGGGTCGTCGACGGCGCCGTGTCCGGGGTCCGGGTCGTCAAGGGCTTCGGCCAGGAGGACCAGGAGATCGGCAAGCTCCGCGAGGTCGGCCGCAGGCTCTTCGCCGGGCGCCTTCGCACCATCAAGCTGAACTCCCGCTACACCCCGGCCCTCCAGGCCGTCCCCGCCCTCGGCCAAGTGGCCATGCTGGCGCTCGGCGGCTGGCTCGCCACCCGCGGCGAGATCACCCTGGGCACCTTCGTCGCCTTCTCCACCTACCTCGCCCAGCTCGTCGGCCCGGTCCGGATGCTCGCCATGGTGCTCACCGTCGGCCAGCAGGCCCGCGCCGGCGTCGAGCGCGTCCTGGAACTCATCGACACCGAGCCCTCCATCGAGGACGGCACCAAGGAGCTGCCGGCCGACGCCCCGGCGACGGTCGAGTTCGACGGCGTGAGCTTCGGGTACGACGCGGAGCGGCCCGTCCTGGACGGGTTCTCGCTCGACATCCGGCCCGGCGAGACGGTCGCCGTGGTCGGCTCGTCCGGCTCCGGGAAATCCACCGTCTCGCTGCTCCTGCCGCGCTTCTACGACGTCTCGCGCGGCGCCGTCCTGGTCGGCGGCCACGACGTGCGCGAACTGACCCTCTCCTCGCTGCGGGCCGCCATCGGACTCGTACCGGAGGACTCCTTCCTCTTCTCCGACACCGTCCGCGCCAACATCGCGTACGGAAAGCCGGACGCCACCCAGGAAGAGATCGAGAAGGCAGCGCGCTCCGCCCAGGCCGACGGGTTCATCGCCGAGCTGCCGCAGGGCTACGACACCACCGTCGGCGAACACGGGCTCACCCTGTCCGGCGGCCAGCGCCAGCGCATGGCGCTGGCCCGCGCGATCCTCACCGATCCCCGCCTGCTGGTCCTGGACGACGCGACGTCGGCCGTCGACGCCCGCGTCGAGCACGAGATCCACGAGGCGCTGAAGTCGGTCATGGCGGGCCGCACCACCCTCCTCATCGCGCACCGCCGCTCCACTCTCGGCCTCGCCGACCGCATCGCCGTCCTCGACGGCGGCCGCCTCGCCGCGATCGGCACTCACGAGGAGCTCCAGCGCGACAGCGCCCTCTACCGCCGCCTGCTCACCGACCCCGACGAACTCGGCGGCGTCTCGCCCGGCCACACCCCGCTCGCCCCCGCCCTGGAGGACGACGACCACTGGGTACGGGACGAACTCGACGCCGAGTACGACGCCGAGCGCGGCATCACCCCGCCGCTGTGGGTGAGGGAGGAGAAGGCGGAGTCCGCCGCCCCCGGTGGCATGCCCGCCACTCCCGAACTGCTGGCCCAGGTCGAGGCGTTGCCGCCCGCCACCGACACCCCCGGCATAGACGAGGCGAAGGCCGTCCAGGCCGAGGACTCCTACGGTCTGCGCCGACTCCTGCGAGGCTTCGGCCTTCCCCTCCTTGTCAGCCTCCTCCTCGTCGCCATCGACGCCGGGATGTCGCTGATCCTGCCGGTCCTCATCAGGCACGGCATCGACCAGGGCGTCACCCGGCTCGCGCTCGGAGCGGTCTGGGCCGCCGCGGGGCTCGCGCTGGTCAGTGTCGCCGTCCAGTGGCTCGCCCAGACCGGCGAGACCCGGATGACCGGCCGCACCGGCGAACGCGTCCTCTACACCCTGCGCCTGAAGATCTTCTCCCAGCTCCAGCGGCTCGGACTCGACTACTACGAGCGGGAGTTGACGGGCCGGATCATGACCCGGATGACGACGGACGTGGACGCGCTGTCCACGTTCCTCCAGACCGGACTGGTCACCGCCTTCGTCTCCGTCGTCACCTTCTTCGGCATCATGGTGGCGCTCCTCGTCATCGACGTCGAGCTCGCCCTCGTCGTCTTCGCGACGCTGCCGTTGCTGATCGTCGGCACCTACTTCTTCCGCAAGAAGAGCGTGCAGGCCTACGAACTCGCCCGCGAGCGGGTCAGCGTCGTCAACGCCGACCTCCAGGAGTCGGTGTCCGGCCTTCGCATCGTGCAGGCCTTCCGCCGCGAGCACGACGGGGCCGAACGGTTCGCCGGACGCAGCGACCACTACCGGCAGGCCCGGGTGCGCGGCCAGTGGCTGATATCGGTCTACTTCCCGTTCGTGCAACTGCTCTCGTCGGTGGCCGCGGCGTCCGTACTGATCGTGGGCGCGGGCCGGGTCGACAACGGCACGCTCACCACCGGCGCCCTCGTCGCCTACCTGCTGTACATCGACCTGTTCTTCGCCCCCGTACAGCAGCTCTCCCAGGTCTTCGACGGCTACCAGCAGGCGGCCGTCTCGCTCAAGCGGATCCAGGAGCTGCTCCAGGAGAAGACTTCCACGGCCGCCGCCGCCGAACCGCTCGACGTCCTGTCGCTGCGCGGCGAGATCGCCTTCGAGGACGTCGACTTCGCGTACGGGGCCGACGAGGAGGCGCTGTCCGGGGTGGACCTGCGCATACCCGCCGGGCAGACCGTCGCCTTTGTCGGCGAGACCGGCGCCGGGAAGTCCACCCTGGTCAAGCTGGTCGCCCGTTTCTACGATCCGACGGGCGGCCGGGTCACCGCCGACGGCACCGACCTGCGCGACCTCGACATCACCGCCTACCGGCACCGACTCGGCGTCGTCCCGCAGGAGGCGTACCTCTTCGAGGGCACGGTCCGCGACGCCATCGCCTACGGCCGCCCCGACGCCACCGACGCCCAGGTGGAGGCCGCGGCCCGCGCGGTCGGCGCCCACGACATGATCGCCACCCTGGAGGGCGGCTACCTGCACGAGGTCGCCGAGCGCGGACGCAACCTGTCCGCCGGACAGCGCCAGTTGATCGCGCTGGCCCGCGCCGAGCTGGTGGACCCGGACATCCTGCTCCTGGACGAGGCGACCGCGGCCCTCGACCTGGCCACCGAGGTTGCGGTCAACCGGGCTGCACAGGCACGGGCCACCGACCTTCCCCAAGCTCTCCACTTCGTTCGAGCAGGGGAGACCCCATCCACCGGCCGCCGCACCACCCTCGTCGTCGCCCACCGCCTGACCACGGCGGCCCGCGCGGACCGGGTGGTCGTGATGGACCACGGCCGGGTCGCCGAGGACGGCACCCACGACGAGCTGCTTGCCCTGGACGGCCGGTACGCGCGCCTGTGGCGCACCTTCATCGGCCAGGACGAGGAGCTGGACGAGGACGAGGGCGAGTCGGTGGCCGCTCTCTGAGATCCACCGCTTTCCGAGAACCATCGGGCGGCCGTATGCGTCCACCCCCACATACGCTCATGTGGCGGAAGGATGAAAGCGTGTTCGGTGGGGTGGCAAACAGGGGGCTCGGCGGGACCGCGCTGGCCGTGCTCGCGGTGGCGGGCGGGCTCGTGGTGTTCGGCCCGGCGAGCGGCAGCGCGGACGCGGCGGCCGCGTGCGCGGGGCGGCCGGTGAAGACGGTCGGGTTCAGCACGGGGGAGCTGCGGCTGTACAAGGGCAACGGGTACGCGTGCGCGGTGACCGTCGCCGACAACCCGGGCCCCCGCCGCCAGATGTCCGTGACCATCCAGGCTCGTGGCGGCGCCCCGGCCCGTGACGCGGGCAGCTATACGAAACTGGCGGGCCCGATCACCGTGCACTCCGGCAGCCGCTGCGTGCGGGCCACCGGGGCGATAGCCGGGGCGTCGGCGGACAGCGGCTGGGTCTGCTGAGCGTCCGGGCACTCTCTGTGAAGGTCAACTGGGTCTGGCGGGGCCGGTGTTGCCCCGGCTAGGTTCACGGGGCACGTTCCGTGCCCACAGGGGCCTCACAGGGGAGGGTGAATGCGCAAGGCGCTCAGATGGCTGTTGTCGCTCGTCGTGCTGATAGGCACGATGACCGCGGCGGGAGCCACAGCCCACGCGGCCACCGCCGCAGAGCCGGACATCAAGGACCGCATCCTGGCGATACCCGGGATCAGTCTGATCGAGGAGAAGCCGTACAGCGGCTACCGCTACTTCGTGCTGAGCTTCACCCAGCAGGTCGACCACCGCAACCCGTACAGCCGTGCCACCTTCCAGCAGCGGATCACCCTGCTGCACAAGGACACCGACCGGCCCACGGTCATGTACACCAGCGGCTACGACGTCTCCACCACGCCCAGCCGCACCGAGCCGACGCAGATCGTCGACGGCAACCAGGTCTCCGTCGAGTACCGGTTCTTCCCGCTGTCGCGGCCGCAGCCCGCCGACTGGTCCAAGGACGACATCTGGCAGGCGGCCAGCGACCAGCACGCGATATTCGAGGCCCTCAAGCCGGTTTACACCAAGAACTGGCTGACCACCGGAGCCTCGAAGGGCGGCATGACCGCCACGTACTACAAGCGCTTCTACCCGCACGACATGAACGGCGTCGTCGCGTACGTGGCCCCCGACGACGTGGTGAACAACGAGGATTCGGCCTACGACCGGTTCTTCAAGACCGTCGGCACCAAGGAGTGCCGCGACAAGCTGGAGGGCGTGCAGCGCGAGGCGCTCGTGCGCCGGGCGCCGCTGGAGAAGAAGTATCAGGAGTACGCGGCCGCCAACGGCTACACCTTCAACACGGTCGGCACCCTCGACAAGGCGTACGAGGCCGTCGTGCTCGACTACGTGTGGGGTTTTTGGCAGTACCACCTGCTCGCCGAGTGCTCCAAGATCCCGGCTGACTCGGCGCACGCCAGTGACCAGGCGATCTGGGACTCGATCGACACGTTCTCCGGGTTCTCCTTCTACACCGACCAGGGCCTTGCCCCGTACACGGCGTACTACTACCAGGCCGGTACGCAGCTCGGCTCGCCCACCATCAAGCAGCCCTGGCTCGGCAATCTGAGCCGGTACGGCTACCAGCCGCCGCGCAACTTCGTGCCGCGCGACATACCGATGCGGTTCCAGCCCTGGGCGATGGCGGACGTCGACCACTGGGTGCGGCACAGCGCCGACCACATGCTGTACGTCTACGGGCAGAACGACCCGTGGGGCGCGGAGCGGTTCTCCTTCGGGGCGGGGGCGCGCGACTCCCACGTCTACACGGTGGCGGGCGGCAACCACGGCTCGAAGGTCTCGATGCTGACCGCCCCCGAGAAGGCGCAGGCAACGGCCTCCATCCTCCGCTGGGCGGGCCTGACGGACGCCCCCGCCAAGCCCCAGGCGTCCTTCGACGCGAGGCTGGACGCGCAGGGCGTGGACAGGGAGCCCACCCTGCACCCGTAGGGGCCGGGGGCTCTGGCCCCAGTTCGGGAAGGGGAGGGGCGGGAGGGTTCAGACGCGCCGCGCGCACCCCACCGCCCCTTTCCCGCCCGTCAGTTGGACGTACAGGGCGGTCGACGCCGGGCAGGCCGGGCGGCGGGCCACCGCCGAAACCACCTTGAACTGCGGCGCGTTGACCCCCGACCCGTCACAGGCCGTCTCCTTCACCAGCTCCGCGCCCGCGTCGTACACACAGTCCCCGACCACCGTGTAGGGCCCACCCCCGGCCCCCGGATCCCCGGGATGCGGCGCCTCCAGGTTCCGCATGCAGGCGTACCCCCGCGCCACGGAACCGCCTCCGCCCTCCGCCGCCGGCGGGCTCTCGGCCACGTACAGCACGAAGTCCGTGTTGAGCGGGCACGCCACAGCCGCCCCTTTCGCCGCAGTGCCGTCGCGCCGCACCAGCACCCGCGCCGTGGCCCGTTCACTGGTGCACGCCACGTCGTGGAAGTCCTTGGTGTCGCCCACCACTCCCTCGCGCGAGGCACAGTGCCCGGTGGCGAGGAACGCCGCCGCGTAGGGAGACGATCCCGGCGAGGAGGCGGCTGAAGACGACGACGAAGGAGCAGGTGAAGACGACGACGAAGAGGCGGGCGAAGAGGACGACGAGGGCGACACGTTCGCGAGTTTGCCCTCCGCCGCCGATCCGCCCGCCGCGTTCTGGCACGCCGTGGCGAACCCCAGCGGCACGAGCAGCGCCAGGCACGCCGCCAGAGCATGCCGCCGCAAACGGTACGTACGCATACGACCCCCCAGATCCCCCCGGATACCCCCGGATACCCCCCAAGCGTGACCCGCCGGAGCGGGAACGCGCCAGGTGTCCGGGGGGTTTGCGCCCGATGGAGGGAGCGCGCGGGGGGCGGCTGCGTACGCCTAGTACGACAGCCCGTGGCCGATCGGGTACAGCACCTGCGTCGGGTCGTCGGCGCGGGGGACGGCCACCGGGAGGCGGCCGCGCGGCTGGGCCCGGCCCGCCAACACCCGTGCCGCGGCCCGGAGTTCGACATCGGTCCAGGAGTAGGTGGCGAGCGAGGCGGTGTATCCGCTGAGGTAGGCGATGTCGTACGGGTTGCGGATCGCCAGGTGCACGACCGGCACACCGCTCGCCCCGAGTGCGGCGACGAGCCGGCTCTGGGCGCCGCCCGGCCCCGCGTCGTACGTGCCGACGATCACCGCGTCGTGCCCCGCCGCCGCCGCGACCGCCGCGTCGATCTGCGCCTGCGACGGCAGTGTGCCGGTGGGCAACACCGTGGTGCGGAACCCGAGTTCGGCGAAGGCCTGCGCGAGCACGCTGGTGGGCGGCCCCGTCGTGCCCGACGGCGAGGCGGGGTCGGCGCCGACGATCAGGAGGTGGCGGTGGCTGCGCCGGGAGAGCGGAAGGAGCCGGTGCGGATCGGCGAGCAGGGTGGTGGTGCGCTCGGCGATCGCGTCGGCGGCCGCGAGGTGATCCCGGGTGCCGACGGCGCGGTCCACGCCCCGGGCGGTGACGTAGGGGCGGGCGAACAGCCCGCGCCTGTCCTTGAGGCGCAGGATGCGGAGGATCGATTCGTCGAGCCGGGCCTCGGTGAGCTCGCCGCTGTCCACGGCCGCGCGCACCCCGTGCCAGGCCACGTCCAGGTTCGGCGGGTCGAGCAGCTGGTCGACGCCCGCCTTGAGGGCGAGCACGGGCACCCGGTCGTCGCCGTACTTGTCGCGGACGCCCTTCATGCCGAGCGAGTCGGTGATGACGACCCCGTCGAAGCCGAGCTGTTCGCGCAGGATGCCGGTCAGGATGGGGTGCGAGAGCGTCGCCGGGTCGTTGCTCGGGTCGAGCGCCGGGAACTGGATGTGGGCTGTCATGATCGCGTCGATCCCGGCTGCGATGGCGGCTTTGAACGGCGGCGCGTCGAGCCGCTCCCACTGCTCGCGGGTGTGGGTGATGACCGGAATCCCGGTGTGGCTGTCGACGCTGGTGTCGCCGTGCCCGGGGAAGTGTTTGGCGGTGGCCGCGACGGAGGACTCCTGGTAGCCGCGCACCTCGGCCGCCACCATGCGGGCCACCGCGGCGGGATCGGCGCCGAAGGAGCGTACGCCGATGACGGGGTTGGCCGGGTTGATGTTGACGTCGGCGTCGGGGGAGTAGTCCTGGCGGATGCCGATCGCCGCGAGCTCGGCACCCGAGATGCGGCCCAGCGTGCGGGCGTCGCGTTCCGAGCCGCCCGCGCCGAGGGCCATCGCGCCCGGGAAGAGCGTGGCGGGCTTGCCGACGCGGCAGACGATGCCGTGCTCCTGGTCGGTGGCGATGAGCAGCGGCAGCGGCGTGCGCTGGGCGAGCCCGGCCGCCTGGATGCCGTTCGACAGGTCGGCGATCTGGTGCGGATCGCGGGTGTTGTGCGCCCAGGTGAAGTAGATGATGCCGCCGACGTGGTACTTGGCGATCAGCTCGGCGGCGTCGCGCACACCGATCTCGCGGAGGTTGGCGTCGATGTCGGCCTGGTCGGGGGCGGTCGCGGAGTGCCCGTAGACCCGCATGACGAAGAGCTGCCCGATCTTCTCCTCGACGGACATCCGGGCGATGACCGCACGAAGGCGAGTGTCGGTGGCTCTGCCTGCGGTTACTTCGCCCTCTTCGACTCCTACGGCTTCTTCGTCGGCGGCGTACGCGGGGAGCTGGGGACCGAGTGCGGCTATGGCGGCCGCTGCGGCGGTGGTGGTGAGGAGGCTGCGTCTTGAGGTGCGGTGCTGCACGTGCACTCCTTCCGGCGGTGTACCCAGGGAAGTGGAAGAAACTTCCAAGCCGAAGCGATATCCGGAAAGTTATTGCCAGTCAAGGGTATGCGCGCGAAGCCGTCACCGGTGTGGCGTGGGGAGCCGCCGGTGGCGTGGCGCGGGAGGCGTCACGGGTATGGCGCGGGAAGGCGGGCGTATGCGGATGATGCCGCCACCGGCGCATTGCGGAAGGGGCGCACCGGTGGCGGCGGGCTGCCGGCCGCAGGCGGCTGGAGAGGGGAGTCGGCGATCACGGGCCAGCAGCGAGGGCCGACACCGCTCTGCGGAGACTCACCGGCAGCGCGGAGGTTGGACGGGGATGGGCCTGAGAGGGTTCCTCCCGGGTCGCCAATTCCGCTGAATGGTAAGGGAGTTGAAGTTGGCCCGAGCGGGGTCGGCCGGAAAGGCTGCTGGCACGTCGTGACCGGCGGCGGCCGCCTGCCGGTGGGCAGGCGGCCGATCCCGGCGCTCGCGGCGTGCGCCTCAGGGCTTTGCGCGGCCGCCCGCTACCACGTTGCCCCGGCGACCTGACGGGTCGTGGCGTTGAGCCGGTTGAAGAGGTTGGTCACGCCGATCATGAGGACGATGGCAGCCAGCTGCTTCTCGTCGTAGTGGCGCGCGGCTTCGTCCCACACCTCGTCCGGCACCGCGTCGGCGCGGTCGGCGAGCCGGGTGGACGCCTCGGCCAGCGCGAGTGCCGCCCGCTCGGCGTCGCTGAAGAACGGCGCCTCCCTCCACGCCACGACCGTGGTCAGCTTGTCCTCGCTCACGCCGTGTTTGCGGGAGCTGGCGATCCCGCCGAAGACGCACGGCGCGCAACCGTTGATCTGGCTGGCGCGCAGGTGCACCAGCTCCATGGTCGACTCGGGCACCCCGCCCTGCTTGGCGGCGTTCAGCAGATCGAGGATCGGCTTCATCGCGCCGGGGAGGACCTGAGCGGGGTTCGTCATACGTGCCTGCATGGCTGCGACTCCTGTGCCGTAAGGGCTGCTTCGTTTCGCTTTCACTGCCCTGACACGCGGCGCGGCGGATGTGTGACAGCTCGGCCGAAACTTTTTTCGCGTCACTCCTCCCCGCGGCGCGGACCCGGGCAAGGCGGGCACCGCCACGCCGACTCCAGCGGCCCCGCGTCGCGTGCCGGCGGCATCACGTACGGCTCCCACGTCCGCCCACCGTCCCGCGACACCCGCAATGACAGCGCCGGGCCCGCTACCAGTGCCCCCCATGCCGGACCGCCTTCTCCGTCAGCCATGCGCGTACCTGCCCTTCCTCCCGCGCGGAGGCGGTACGCAGATCGCGCGCGGCGATCGTCGCGACGAAGTGCACGAACCGGACCCGTCGCCACTCACCGTCCGTACCGATCACCTTGCCGGGTCCGTACACATCGGTCCCGGTGTGGGCGACATAGGCCCCCACGGCGTGCGCTCCCATGCGACTGCCTCTCACTGCGTGTGGTGTTCCGCTTACAGCGTGGGGTTACGTTCCGTACGCTGAACAGTGCACGGAGCGTGACAACGGAGCCTGCAAGTAAGGGAGTTGGTGTCGTGGCGATCGAGGACAACCCCGAATCCCGCACCAAGTACGGCGAGGAACTCAGGGCCAAGCGGGAGGCGGCCGGGTTCACACAGGAAGAGCTCAGCCAGCGTGCGGTCATGTCGCGCACGCACATCGCCCACATCGAGGCGGGGAGGCGGCGCCCGGACGTCGCCGATGCGCGACGGCTGGACGGGGTGCTGGGCACGGGCGGTTTTTTTGAGCGGTTCCTGCCGACGCTGGATGGGCGGAAGGTCGCTGAACACTTCGCGGAGGCCTTGGAGTTCGAGGGCCAGGCGACCGTGATCCGTGACTACGCCGCCAAGTTGGTGCCGGGCATCCTTCAGACGGAGGCCTACGCGCGCGAAGTGCTCAGTTCCGGCGCATTCCCGAAGAGTGGTGAAGAGCGCGACAGGATGCTCAGCACGCGACTTGCCCGCGCCCACGTCCTCTCCAACTTCCACTCGCCCGTGGTGTGGTCGTTGCTGGATGAGGCAGTACTCCGACGTTGCATTGGCGGTGCCGCCGTGATGTGCGAACAGCTGCGGCACATCGTCGCGTTGGGTGAGAGTCGCCGCATCCGCCTGCACGTACTCCCCTTCGACACGGGGTTCCACGCATTGCTGGAGGGCATCGTTTCGCTCATGTGGTTCGAAGCGCTCCCGCCGATCGCCTACGTGGAAGGGTTGCGGACGGGCAGGGTGTGGGAACTTCCGTCCGTAGTACGGGAATGTCAGGTGGCTTACGATCACGCCCTAGGCGACGCGCTGTCGCACCGTAAGTCCCTGGCGCTGATCAGGTCCGTCGCGGAGGATTACGAGCATGAAGCGCAGCAGCAATGAGCAGACCATTCCGGACGCGTCGGCGCTGTCAGGCTGGCGGAGGTCTTCCTACAGTGGCGGAACGAGTGGTGACTGCCTCGAAGTCAGCGAGGCGTACGCGACCTGGCGTAAGTCCAGCTACAGCGGGGAAAGCGGAGGCGACTGCCTGGAGTTCAGCGACAGCTGCTCGGCCTGCATACCCGTGCGGGACAGCAAGAACCCGACCGGGCCCGCCGTGGTGTTCGGGCCGACGGCGTGGACGTCCTTCGTGGACGGGGTCAAGGGCGGGGCGCTCAGCCGCTGAGGGAATCCCACGCTTCCCGGAGGGTGTGCACCGTCGCCGTGATCGCTGGGCGGCGGGCCGCCCCCGTGCGCCACAACGCGTACAGGCGGCGGGTCGGGACGGGCTCCAGGCGTAGAGCCGTCACGCCCTCGGGGAGGGCGCCCCGGCCGAGGCGCGGAACCAGAGCGATGCCCAAACCGGCGGCCACCAGGGCGAGTTGGGTGTGGTACTCGGCGGCCTGGTGGCGTAGTTCGGGTTCGTGGCCGCCGGCGCGCAGGGTGCGGACGAGCCAGTCGTGGCAGACCGAGCCCGGCGGCTGGCAGATCCAGGGCTCGTGGGCGAGGTCGGCGCGGCGGACGACCCGGCGGGACGCCAGGGGGTGGCCTGCCGGGACCAGGATGTCGCAGTGGTCGTCGCCGATGGCGGCGTGCTCGACGCCCTCGGGCGCGGGCAGCGGCGCGATGTCCCAGTCGTGGGTGACGGCCAGATCGATGACGCCCTTGGCCACGAGGTCGACGGAGACGTGCGGGTCCACCTCCGACAACTGCGTGTGCAGGGAGGGGTGTTCACGGGCCAGGGCGGCGAGTGCGGCGGGGAGCAGGCCCCGGGCCGCCGTCGCGAACGCGCCCACCGTGAGGCGTCCGGTGGGCAGACCGCGCCGCTCTTCGAGCGTGGTCTCCGTGCGTTCCACGATGGCCAGCAACTCCCTTGCGGCAGCTGCGAGATGGAGCGCGTCCTCGGTGAGCGCGATGCCCCGGCCCCGGCGTTCCAGGAGGGTCGTACGGGTCTCCCGTTCCAGCTTGGTGATCTGCTGGGAGATCGCGGACGGGGTGTAGCCGAGCGCGGCGGCAGCGGCGGCGACCGAGCCGTGGACGTGGACCGCGTGCAGCGCGCGCAGCCGGGCCAGATCGAGCAAAGGAAGCCTCCCCGGACCTCTGGATTAAGCAGTGCTTCATCCCATCATCAATGAATCCGCGCTGGTGCTGAATGGTCGGTGGCGGTGATCCTCGACGCATGCGTCCCGTACACATCGCGCTCGCCGTGCTCGTCACCGCTGTCTGGGGGGTCAACTTCGTCGTCATCGACGTCGGACTCGGCCACTTCCCGCCCCTGCTCTTCTCCGCCCTGCGCTTCCTGGTCGCGGCGCTGCCCGCCGTGTTCTTCGTGGGGCGGCCCAAGGTCGCCTGGAAGTGGATCGTGGCGGTGGGCCTGGTGCTGGGGGTGGCGAAGTTCGGGCTGCTGTTCATCGGGATGAGTCAGGGGATGCCGGCCGGTCTGTCCTCCCTCGTGCTCCAGGTGCAGGCCGTGTTCACGGCGGTCGTGGCCATGGCGGTACTGGGTGAACGACTGGGCGGAGTAAGGCTGTTGGGGATGGGCGTGGCGCTGGCCGGCATCGTGGTGGCGGGGGTGGACGAGGGGTCGGGCGGCCCGCTGCTCGCCTTCGCGCTGACGGTGGGCGCGGCCGCGTGCTGGGGCGTGTCCAACGTCCTGACCCGCAAGGCCGCCCCGCCCGACGCGCTGAACTTCATGGTGTGGGTGTCGGTCGTCCCGGTACTCCCGCTGCTCGCCCTGTCCCTCCTCTTCGAGGGCCCGGCCCGAGATGCCGAGGCGCTGACGGGATTCGACTGGAGCGGCGCGGGGGCGCTGGTGTACGTGGCGTGGATCAGTACGGTGTTCGGCTTCGGAGCGTGGGGGATGCTGCTACGCCGCTATCCGGCGTCGTCCGTGGCACCGTTCAGCCTGCTGGTGCCGGTGTTCGGGATGTCATCGGCCGCGCTGCTCCTGGGGGAGTCGGTAACGCCGCTGCGGTGGTGCGCGGCGGCGCTCCTGGTGGGCGGGGTCGCCCTCACGTCCCTGCGGTCAGCCGCTCCACGTGCTTTCGGCCTGCCGCGAGGAGGCCTGGCAGTGGAGCGGCCCCGGGATACCAGCGCTTCTCGTACTCCCAGCACACCCAGCCGTCCGGCGGCAGCAGCGACAGACACGCACTGAGCGGCAGGACGCCGGTGCCGAGGGGGAGGGGCGTGGTGTCCTCGGCGGACGCGATGTCCTTGACCTGGGTGTAGCCGAGGTGGGGGGCGAGTGCGGCGAAGGATTCCGCCGGGGTCTCGCCGCCGAGCCAGGTGTGCATGACGTCCCAGAGGGCGCCGATGCTCCGCTCGCTCACGCGGTCGAGGAGGGCGGCCGTGGCCGCGCCGGTGCGGTGCGAATCGTGGGTTTCGAGGAGGGTGCGTACGTTGTTGTCCGCCGCCAACCGCGCTGCTTCTCGGAGCTGCTGTGCCGCTGTGTCGTCGGCGGCCGCGGTGTCGTCGCCGCCGGGGAAGACGCGGACGTACTGGCCGCCCAGGTCGTGGGCGAGCCGGATGAGCCCTGCCAGCTCGCCGGGGGGCAGGGGTTGGGCCACCCTGGCGTATCCGGCGACGGCCAGGATCTCGATGCCGTGGTCGGCGAACTGCGCTGCCGTTGCCGCCCGTTCGCGCATCCCGATGCCGGTGTGTACGGGTTCCTCCGGGTGGGCGCGGAGTTCCACGCCGTGGTAGCCCGCGTCTGCGACGAGGCGGGCGACATCGGCGATCGGCATGCCGGGCAGGCCGAGGGTGGAGATGGCGAACTTCATGGTGCGTCCTTTCGACGGCGGATCCATCCCCACCCCGCCCCTTCCCGGTACCTCGGGGGAACCGCGCGAGCGGCCACGCACGGTTCCGGTCCGCAGTCCTGGCGGAACTGGAAGGTTTTGGAGAGGGGCGAGACCCGCGGCTGGCCGAGTTCCTGGCGGAAGCCGCGGCTGGCCGAGTTCCTGGCGGAAGCCGCGGCTAGCCGAGTACCTGGCGGAAACGGCGGAGTGTTTCACCCAGCAGGGTGGGGCCGTCGGTCGCCCACAGTTCCTCGTTGAACAGCTCGACCTCGATCGGACCCGAATAGCCCGCCGACTCGACGAGCGACACCCACCACGCCAGGTCGACCGAACCCTCCCCCAACTGCCCGCGCCCGTTCAGCACGCCCGCCGGCAACGGCGTGACCCAGTCCGCCAGTTGGAAGGCGTGCAGGCGCCCCTGTGCCCCCGCCCGAGCCACGGCCGCCGCCGCTGTGTCGTCCCACCACACGTGGTACGTATCCACCACCACCCCCACCTGCGAGGCAGGAAAGCGTTCGGCCAGCGACAGCGCCTGGTCCAGGGTGGACACCACACACCGATCCGCCGCGAACATGGGATGCAGCGGCTCGA
Coding sequences:
- a CDS encoding sugar phosphate isomerase/epimerase family protein, with protein sequence MTVKQLSLPELVEACGRLGVRGVGLWREPVAEYGVEATAKLVRAAGLDVTTLCRGGFLTAIDPAGRAAALADNCAAINEAAALGTDTLVLVSGGLPAGSKDLAGARERIADALGSLGPYAAGRGVRLAIEPLHPMFAADRCVVSTLDQALSLAERFPASQVGVVVDTYHVWWDDTAAAAVARAGAQGRLHAFQLADWVTPLPAGVLNGRGQLGEGSVDLAWWVSLVESAGYSGPIEVELFNEELWATDGPTLLGETLRRFRQVLG